The window cgctgttctgctctatggagaggggaggggaagaacaaggaaggggggagaacaaggaaggggggagaacaaggGAGCGACATCCcgttgcgctctctccccttcattagCACTGCAGTTGatcatcgtttgtggatctgcagACATTGGAATGGCTGCTgcatacacgtcagattctcgtctgatatcagccctgaagcgatattcatacgagaatcatctgacgagtgtacctagccttagtcagTTCATCAAAGCCCCTTGCAGGGCAAATTTCAGATCCAAAGCCCCCTCACCTTGGTCGGGTCTCCGGCTGCTGACCCTTTAAAGAATCCCTCAGCAGCTCGACAACCTCCTGGTGCCCTCCTTCTTCAGCTAACGACAGCGCATCTTTGCCTCGAGTTTCACAAACGCCAACCCAGGCTGCTCCATTTTTCAACAGATAGCTGACGACATCTTTTTTCCCGGCGAATGCAGCGCACATCAGCGGCGTCCAATAGTAACAATCGTGGAAGTTAATGTCACAAGGTTCCTTTTCCACCAGCTGTCTCAATCCTTTCACGTTCCCTTCTTGTGAATATCTTAGCAGCTGGTGGCCTATTCTTTGGTTTGTCGGTCCATGGACGGAGGTATTCGGTCCATGTTGTGAAGATCCTTCACGTGATTCTTCATGCATTGGAGATCTGGGAGCTCTGCGTTTCCGCGATGGTTTCCTTGGAGGTGGAGGCTTTTCGTCATTAGCCAGGAGACTCTCATAGAAGCTTCGCGCCTCTTCCCCTGTGGTGACCACCTGACTTCGTGTGGAGGATTTCTTGTTAGTACGCTCTCCATTTTCCCACAGATCTGACTTTTCACGGGCCTTGGTGAATGTGATCAGCCTTGCAAAATTCATTCTATATGGATAGAATAGATGGATTCTATatggcaggaaaaaaaagtaattttaacacaaaacctaaaatcaagaaacctggaaagaatctggtccaggattaaaaacatttactggcaaattaatttgaagaaacccattccaggtttgctggattacccaagttcaaTCATGAAGGTGTGGCCTTTGAAAGATtgaaaaaatcaggcccattgtttttttGCTGCCTCTGTCCACTATCTTGAAAGCATCTACATCCTTCCACCTTGCACACTCATTGTTATTAAACTCTTTAGTGACCCCTGGAGCTCTGCTACCTGCAAAATACCCAATGCTTCCGAAtggggggagcatgtgacctccCATGTGACAACTTTAGCATCCAATGGCTTTGCTTGAGCACAGTCACATGATGAAGGCTGTGACATCACTGCTCCCTCTATGGGCAGGTAAATTTATTACATGGGGTGCCAGATGCAATGGAGGAAAGATGGTGGGGAAAGGAATTGGGGcagtaaataaaacacttttaccCTTGCATGGGGGGGATATGGAGACAGACCCATCTCTAGAATTTCAGTGAACCCTTGCCTATGATGTCAGTATTGCAACCAGCCATACAACAAAGCTACTAAAGAGCTGCAGGGGTGAGTTTATCGCCCTATTTACCACCCACCAGCCAAAACCAGCAGCTACGGTGTGCAGGAGGAACCACTACAAGCCCAATACTTCATGCCCCCAATAAACACGCTGAATAGAAACACAATTATCTGTGGGTTGCCATAGCAACCGAGAACCCTCCAGAAACACACAACTTCCGGGTCTACTCACTGAGTACTCACCTTATAGGAAGCCGGCTCAAACTGGACCTAGTGTGATACAGGGGAGGGGCGGAGCCTCGGCGCCATGACgacacggtcatgtgaccgtcaTGTGACCTGGCTGCTCGGTTAGTTAACCACTGCTTTGCTGGAGTCCTTCTTGCTGCATTGTCTCTGCATGTTACTGCATCTGCTGCTTGTATCAGTGTTGTGTCTAGGATTTTCTATGTATTTCAGTCTATGAACaaataattctgtaaatattctgtgtgtgtgtatataactatctatacattattattattattatataatcctgatatttcaggatttatatagcaccaacatattatgcagcgctgtacattaaataggggttgacaaactgatacagacagtgacacaggagaggaccctgccccgaagagcttacaatctaggaatgatatatatatatatatacttatttctaaaagtaaaaaatctctatattttatataggcaaaaccaaaacaaaagaaaaaaagggaagtggGTCTTTTTGGCAAAGAAAATCTGCATTGCAGTACCTAATGAATAAGCACACATAAGCgaaaaaaatgtccatgttcATTTGGTCCCGAATCTACATCTGCTgccccacaatctaatgtccttaccatagtcactAATGAGGAaccaaacacaaaacaataaaaacacacttacctttagagatgcagaaggagcagccaagag is drawn from Pyxicephalus adspersus chromosome Z, UCB_Pads_2.0, whole genome shotgun sequence and contains these coding sequences:
- the GPANK1 gene encoding G patch domain and ankyrin repeat-containing protein 1 isoform X1, whose amino-acid sequence is MIELGIHLFYPYRMNFARLITFTKAREKSDLWENGERTNKKSSTRSQVVTTGEEARSFYESLLANDEKPPPPRKPSRKRRAPRSPMHEESREGSSQHGPNTSVHGPTNQRIGHQLLRYSQEGNVKGLRQLVEKEPCDINFHDCYYWTPLMCAAFAGKKDVVSYLLKNGAAWVGVCETRGKDALSLAEEGGHQEVVELLRDSLKGQQPETRPRTQPLERKYCEICKTQYQEDSVDTHERSTLHLFNKKKKLPPTYYAIPEHNVGFKMMLKEGWNRESGLGPEGTGRKFPVQTVLKRDQKGLGFDSNEKPKVTHFAANDALAVARPQVKHMRTERVATISRKEEKRKEAKAKAWERDLRTYMNIDL
- the GPANK1 gene encoding G patch domain and ankyrin repeat-containing protein 1 isoform X2 — encoded protein: MNFARLITFTKAREKSDLWENGERTNKKSSTRSQVVTTGEEARSFYESLLANDEKPPPPRKPSRKRRAPRSPMHEESREGSSQHGPNTSVHGPTNQRIGHQLLRYSQEGNVKGLRQLVEKEPCDINFHDCYYWTPLMCAAFAGKKDVVSYLLKNGAAWVGVCETRGKDALSLAEEGGHQEVVELLRDSLKGQQPETRPRTQPLERKYCEICKTQYQEDSVDTHERSTLHLFNKKKKLPPTYYAIPEHNVGFKMMLKEGWNRESGLGPEGTGRKFPVQTVLKRDQKGLGFDSNEKPKVTHFAANDALAVARPQVKHMRTERVATISRKEEKRKEAKAKAWERDLRTYMNIDL